One genomic region from Athalia rosae chromosome 3, iyAthRosa1.1, whole genome shotgun sequence encodes:
- the LOC105685403 gene encoding probable Rho GTPase-activating protein CG5521 isoform X5 has product MFSKKLHVDVKKSTLKIQDVKKDSATRFKHLKIVLENVDTDEAKGFFEGNFSHVYFILYDCFVSAEVNLRQKELSFHLVHKAHREELEQVLQLLEKILTLLPELLNRRWQCHSLARILRKLLHPGNSWKLRRQAIRYFILWYQALGDNAPDHIHQMFACLVPGFPPSQPSPYKIDRKTENKKDKPTKSASYDDKEKREFYDTQLGQSMFHDSGVTQGPVSLVDSGPILPPQSGEKPLDNETVRFLDALLDFMVSQVVKVEWRDKNTRQHKAFQFLLERFKVAYLRHICPEFNDHFSLYKPNLELPRMRKPSPNQGQDVYALCKVTLIKWIAKYTHVTKKDGQLLHHSPSTTTNEENSEQDLRRVSVIQNLADPNSLSPDVVSQHESQEDSTMLAITLVREVLYGNRDNVNFVHELYRQAFLLDFTHAGAIRKAIAVYKDWIQMNELPPFMLEPLDGYKDRDIEENQKKECLINDRSPPESYRQTRLRNDSYLGAIHRENLFVRAGLQNVLQVFVTQASNVFFLETPGGNEAETLLEEQTDSCKRVLNVYRHVVMQVRLEPATWEQLLRVLLQITSLVLSERTSRRKQQESIGGKLAPAIFQTLIVTWIKANLNVVISTQLWDQFLTVLTSLTQWEELIREWAKTLDTLTRVLARHVYNLDLNDLPLDRLSEQKSKKRRGIGSRAASTGSVQPPRRGSVDQETETTSKDNATDHPMRDLRKIRPMPRSASDNVIYNGKTRIKLHRHRPHTTHSGVPVLPLSIEQDMARLLSTTNAASAIAKMLPNRRTKSLESVIVVESEPPSPRCPSPTPSSGVDSNKDSPIQIENIDGNSIDTSDVSERRSVMAGGGVPGWLPDVAVALWRRMLSALGDVNNIQDPALHGQVMDYLVQLTHTLIKIRLNQGVSGDNQGTPPAPELIPPLTIIAPWCFRAIQLPQQYEVGRLAAYRLICLLTVQPMDISVPKSHLTLFYRAVHNGIISNDVKVLHTLVKYTGPRLFSLNLPGSSLLILDYIHAANVILNSNDVEAPRTEAVSILGSLLSLPTTVAKLPVLQPNGNDIVTVTCPDAKEHIVTILLRSCRREPTGVARCVALSSIGMFVYRELSYKTQHTRVPEAVTVLLLALRASHATVSQMACDALLLLCDRAEVLLDLYPNIPAKIIQVLAETLGRMTGRERRSALATSMLFCLGEWAMQLGPSVLLQPFQGSPLLLTLFTVLDNIMQNKITTDIQDSAKCYQHDSDDFDFEISHDNLVDEVGVKSPRRGHVQAVQLAARMVLMHLVNHLGHFPMGIGAARLSSLVVELDDVPGIDSDELSSAVFQAPNIQLLMLSNSIILSLVELVALDVPGGGVTAGLTTAPSTVRVLLRDLAGKASWDSSILYSQPSNDDDLPAPFGKPVDWSSKSQREDLSSVLPLQSSPPQHTMRHREPHVLPTFANAASDMDNLDDLLQYIGHTSPEVLTNPEVALNAPANSPQGPQLESETIAAILGQRNMERDHINNWNQHISMCAAAISPPSCRPPPAPFHHCRLLFSHLGLSGWEQRRKLHLLSKNEKLLRELRNLDNQRSRETHKMAVIYVGQGQEDKNSILNNVTASKEYESFVARLAWEIELESHTGFLGGLVPGKASGVTAPYFATSFTEVIFHVATRMPSDSPESLLQKTRHLGNDEIHIVWSEHWRDYRRDIIPTEFCDVLIVIYPLPNKLFRIQISRKTEIPFFGPLFDESIVEDIVLPGLVRATALAASRAKRSTLTLYQHYYEERARSLDTVVRNHKEATTFEEFAANVYSPVQPPSPFSSTSSVTGSMTSVQSTASSNLAAALIDSHHGRPSLRSSSAASSDNRANRVLHNLLRVSDGSRVWFSSDTADSSALHGISPRPVKRMSFKTGPKHRGTSQATPPDSPRYK; this is encoded by the exons AACTTTCTTTCCATCTTG TTCACAAGGCGCACAGGGAAGAGCTGGAGCAAGTCTTGCAACTCTTGGAGAAGATCCTGACCCTTCTTCCGGAACTTTTGAATCGAAGATGGCAGTGTCATAGTCTAGCTAGGATTCTGAGAAAATTGTTACACCCTGGAAACAGCTGGAAGTTACGCCGTCAAGCCATCAg atATTTCATACTGTGGTACCAAGCTCTTGGAGACAATGCACCAGATCACATCCATCAGATGTTTGCATGCCTGGTGCCAGGGTTTCCACCCAGTCAGCCATCGCCTTACAAAATAGaccgaaaaacagaaaacaaaaaagataagCCTACAAAATCAGCTAGCTACgatgacaaagaaaaaagagaattctaTGACACGCAATTAGGACAAAGTATGTTCCATGATAGTGGAGTGACACAAGGACCTGTTAGTCTGGTTGATAGTGGGCCAATCCTGCCACCCCAAAGTGGTGAAAAACCTCTAGACAATGAAACCGTTAGATTTCTCGATGCTCTTCTTGATTTCATGGTTAGCCAG GTTGTCAAAGTTGAATGGCGGGACAAGAATACGAGACAACACAAGGCCTTTCAGTTTCTGTTGGAACGGTTCAAAGTGGCTTATCTCAGGCATATTTGCCCTGAGTTCAATGATCATTTTTCTCTATATAAACCCAACTTAGAATTGCCTAGGATGCGAAAGCCCTCGCCGAATCAAGGCCAGGATGTTTATGCCCTCTGTAAAGTTACCCTCATAAAATGGATAGCCAAATACACTCATGTCACAAAAAAAGATGGACAACTTTTACATCATTCTCCAAG cacaacgacgaacgaagaaaattcagaaCAAGATCTCCGACGTGTATCTGTCATTCAAAATTTAGCCGATCCGAATTCCTTATCTCCAGATGTAGTGTCGCAGCATGAAAGCCAAGAAGATAGTACAATGTTAGCAATAACTTTGGTACGAGAAGTCCTTTACGGTAACAGGGACAATGTGAACTTTGTACACGAACTTTACCGACAAGCTTTTTTACTGGATTTCACTCATGCTGGTGCTATTAGAAAAGCTATCGCCGTATATAAAGATTGGATACAGATGAAT GAATTGCCGCCATTTATGCTGGAACCTTTGGATGGTTATAAAGATCGAGATatagaagaaaatcaaaaaaaagaatgtctcATAAATGATCGCAGTCCACCAGAAAGCTACAGGCAAACTCGGCTGAGAAATGATTCGTATCTCGGAGCCATTCACAGGGAAAACTTGTTCGTCAGAGCTGGATTACAAAATGTGTTGCAAGTTTTTGTAACCCAAGCTTCAAACGTATTTTTCCTAGAAACACCTGGCGGTAATGAGGCAGAGACTCTTTTGGAGGAACAAACAGATAGCTGCAAGCGAGTGCTAAATGTTTACCGCCACGTTGTCATGCAAGTTAGATTGGAACCTGCCACTTGGGAACAATTACTTCG AGTATTACTCCAAATCACTTCTTTGGTACTAAGTGAAAGAACATCCCGTAGAAAGCAGCAAGAAAGTATCGGTGGAAAACTGGCACCAGCTATTTTTCAGACGTTGATAGTCACTTGGATAAAGGCCAATCTAAATGTGGTTATTTCTACCCAGCTTTGGGACCAATTTCTGACTGTTCTAACCTCTCTGACACAATGGGAAGAGCTCATACGGGAATGGGCT AAAACCTTGGACACTTTAACTAGAGTACTAGCCAGACACGTTTATAATCTTGATTTGAACGACTTGCCATTAGATCGACTCAGCGAGCAGAAATCTAAGAAACGTCGTGGTATAGGCAGCCGTGCTGCTTCCACAGGGAGTGTTCAGCCTCCTAGAAGAGGAAGCGTTGATCAAGAGACAGAAACTACATCAAAGGACAATGCCACTG ACCATCCCATGCGAGACCTTAGAAAAATCCGTCCGATGCCACGAAGTGCTAGTGACAATGTCATATACAATGGGAAGACAAGAATCAAACTTCACAGACATCGTCCACACACTACACATTCCGGAGTCCCTG TACTCCCCCTGTCAATAGAGCAGGATATGGCAAGGCTACTGTCTACAACTAATGCTGCATCGGCAATAGCAAAAATGTTACCAAACAGGCGAACTAAATCTTTGGAAAGTGTCATTGTGGTGGAAAGTGAACCTCCATCACCTCGCTGCCCTTCACCTACACCTAGCAGCGGTGTGGACAGCAACAAGGATAGTCCGAtacaaatagaaaatattgatGGCAACAGCATCG ACACAAGTGATGTTTCTGAAAGAAGATCTGTCATGGCTGGAGGTGGAGTTCCTGGATGGCTACCGGATGTTGCTGTGGCACTGTGGAGACGCATGTTGTCCGCTTTAGGGGatgtaaataatattcagGATCCGGCGCTCCATGGACAAGTCATGGACTACCTTGTACAGCTGACACATACATTGATCAAA ATTCGTTTAAACCAAGGAGTTTCTGGTGACAATCAAGGTACTCCACCCGCTCCAGAGCTCATTCCCCCATTGACTATAATCGCTCCATGGTGCTTCAGG GCAATACAACTTCCTCAACAATACGAGGTTGGCCGGTTAGCCGCATATCGTCTGATTTGTCTTTTAACTGTTCAGCCGATGGATATATCTGTACCCAAATCACATTTAACCCTGTTCTACCGTGCTGTGCATAATGGAATAATCAGCAATGATGTTAAAGTTCTCCACACACTTGTCAAGTATACAGGACCCAGATTATTCAGTTTAAATTTACCTGGATCTAGCCTCCTAATCCTCGACTACATCCATGCAGCGAATGTGATACTAAACAGCAATGATGTTGAA GCACCCAGAACAGAAGCGGTTTCAATACTAGGTTCGCTACTATCACTGCCTACAACAGTTGCCAAACTTCCAGTATTACAACCTAATGGGAATGACATAGTGACAGTAACGTGTCCAGATGCTAAG GAACATATTGTGACAATACTACTGAGGAGCTGTCGCCGAGAGCCAACAGGTGTGGCAAGATGCGTCGCACTTTCCAGCATCGGTATGTTTGTGTACAGAGAATTGTCTTATAAAACTCAACATACCAGAGTGCCCGAAGCTGTTACTGTACTCCTTTTAGCATTGAGG GCAAGCCATGCAACAGTGAGTCAAATGGCTTGTGATGCTCTCCTCTTGCTCTGTGACCGGGCAGAAGTTTTGCTGGATCTGTATCCGAACATTCCAGCCAAAATTATCCAG gTTCTAGCAGAGACTCTTGGTCGTATGACCGGTCGCGAAAGACGAAGTGCTTTAGCGACTTCCATGTTATTCTGTCTCGGCGAATGGGCTATGCAGCTGGGACCATCGGTGCTACTACAACCATTCCAAGGGAGCCCCTTGCTTTTGACGTTATTCACA GTACTAGACAATATTATGCAGAATAAAATAACCACGGATATTCAAGACTCGGCAAAGTGTTATCAGCATGACTCtgatgattttgattttgagatATCGCATGATAATTTGGTGGACGAAGTTGGCGTGAAATCTCCTAGACGAGGACACGTTCAGGCTGTACAGCTTGCTGCTCGAATG GTACTAATGCATCTTGTAAATCACCTGGGACACTTTCCTATGGGGATTGGTGCCGCACGTCTCTCATCTCTTGTCGTTGAATTGGACGACGTTCCAGGAATAGATAGCGACGAATTATCTTCTGCTGTTTTCCAAGCTCCCAACATACAACTTTTGATGCTTTCCAATTCTATTATACTGTCGTTAGTAGAATTGGTAGCATTAGATGTGCCAGGCGGTGGGGTGACAGCTGGTTTAACAACAGCACCCTCGACAGTTCGAGTTCTTCTGCGAGACTTGGCTGGCAAAGCATCGTGGGATAGTTCCATACTATATAGCCAACCTTCCAACGATGATGATTTACCTGCACCGTTTGGCAAACCAG TTGACTGGTCCTCGAAATCACAAAGAGAGGATCTTAGCAGTGTGTTGCCTTTGCAGAGCAGTCCGCCACAACATACGATGCGTCATCGCGAGCCTCATGTTCTTCCAACTTTTGCCAATGCTGCTAGTGATATGGACAACCTTGATGAt ctCCTACAATACATAGGTCACACAAGTCCCGAGGTATTGACTAATCCAGAAGTTGCTTTAAATGCGCCTGCAAATTCGCCGCAGGGTCCTCAACTCGAAAGTGAAACCATTGCTGCTATTTTAGGTCAAAGAAATATGGAGAGAGATCATATCAACAACTGGAATCAGCATATCAG TATGTGCGCAGCGGCGATCAGCCCTCCGTCTTGCCGGCCACCACCTGCTCCATTTCATCATTGTCGTCTTCTGTTTTCTCACCTTGGTCTTTCTGGATGGGagcaaagaagaaaattgcatttgctttctaaaaatgagaagctACTGAGGGAATTGAGAAACCTGGATAATCAGCGTTCTAGGGAAACACATAAAATGGCGGTGATATACGTGGGGCAAGGCCAGGAAGACAAGAATTCGATATTGAATAATGTCACAGCCAGCAAAGAGTATGAGAGTTTTGTCGCGAGACTTGCCTGGGAAATTGAATTAGAGTCTCATACAGGTTTTCTTGGTGGATTGGTACCTGGAAAGGCTAGTGGAGTCACTGCACCATATTTTGCGACATCTTTCACCGAAGTTATCTTTCACGTTGCTACAAGAATGCCCTCCGATAGTCCTGAGAGTCTTCTACAGAAG ACAAGGCATCTTGGTAACGATGAAATCCACATTGTATGGTCCGAGCACTGGAGAGATTATCGGAGAGACATAATTCCCACAGAGTTCTGTGACGTACTGATCGTCATTTATCCTCTTCCAAATAAACTTTTTAGGATTCAAATCTCAAGAAAGACAGAGATTCCATTTTTTGGACCACTCTTTGACGAATCCATTGTGGAAGATATAGTTCTCCCTGGTTTAGTCAGAGCCACAGCTTTAGCTGCAAGTAGAGCCAAGAGATCGACCCTTACCTTATATCAGCATTA CTACGAAGAAAGAGCGAGATCCTTGGATACAGTGGTCCGAAATCACAAAGAAGCTACAACTTTTGAAGAGTTTGCAGCTAATGTTTATTCCCCTGTACAGCCACCCAGTCCTTTTAGCAGCACCTCCTCCGTCACAG GTTCAATGACGAGCGTCCAGTCCACCGCCTCTTCAAACCTGGCTGCTGCTTTAATCGATTCGCATCACGGAAGACCCAGTCTTCGCAGCAGTTCAGCGGCAAGCAGCGACAATAGAGCGAACAGAG TCTTGCATAATCTATTGCGAG TTTCGGACGGGAGCAGAGTATGGTTTAGCAGTGATACAGCAGACAGCTCGGCCCTCCATGGCATATCCCCAAGACCGGTAAAAAGAATGTCCTTTAAAACTGGACCAAAGCATAGAGGTACATCTCaggccactccgccggatagTCCTAGATACAAATAG
- the LOC105685403 gene encoding probable Rho GTPase-activating protein CG5521 isoform X1, with protein sequence MFSKKLHVDVKKSTLKIQDVKKDSATRFKHLKIVLENVDTDEAKGFFEGNFSHVYFILYDCFVSAEVNLRQKELSFHLVHKAHREELEQVLQLLEKILTLLPELLNRRWQCHSLARILRKLLHPGNSWKLRRQAIRYFILWYQALGDNAPDHIHQMFACLVPGFPPSQPSPYKIDRKTENKKDKPTKSASYDDKEKREFYDTQLGQSMFHDSGVTQGPVSLVDSGPILPPQSGEKPLDNETVRFLDALLDFMVSQVVKVEWRDKNTRQHKAFQFLLERFKVAYLRHICPEFNDHFSLYKPNLELPRMRKPSPNQGQDVYALCKVTLIKWIAKYTHVTKKDGQLLHHSPSTTTNEENSEQDLRRVSVIQNLADPNSLSPDVVSQHESQEDSTMLAITLVREVLYGNRDNVNFVHELYRQAFLLDFTHAGAIRKAIAVYKDWIQMNELPPFMLEPLDGYKDRDIEENQKKECLINDRSPPESYRQTRLRNDSYLGAIHRENLFVRAGLQNVLQVFVTQASNVFFLETPGGNEAETLLEEQTDSCKRVLNVYRHVVMQVRLEPATWEQLLRVLLQITSLVLSERTSRRKQQESIGGKLAPAIFQTLIVTWIKANLNVVISTQLWDQFLTVLTSLTQWEELIREWAKTLDTLTRVLARHVYNLDLNDLPLDRLSEQKSKKRRGIGSRAASTGSVQPPRRGSVDQETETTSKDNATDHPMRDLRKIRPMPRSASDNVIYNGKTRIKLHRHRPHTTHSGVPVLPLSIEQDMARLLSTTNAASAIAKMLPNRRTKSLESVIVVESEPPSPRCPSPTPSSGVDSNKDSPIQIENIDGNSIDTSDVSERRSVMAGGGVPGWLPDVAVALWRRMLSALGDVNNIQDPALHGQVMDYLVQLTHTLIKIRLNQGVSGDNQGTPPAPELIPPLTIIAPWCFRAIQLPQQYEVGRLAAYRLICLLTVQPMDISVPKSHLTLFYRAVHNGIISNDVKVLHTLVKYTGPRLFSLNLPGSSLLILDYIHAANVILNSNDVEAPRTEAVSILGSLLSLPTTVAKLPVLQPNGNDIVTVTCPDAKEHIVTILLRSCRREPTGVARCVALSSIGMFVYRELSYKTQHTRVPEAVTVLLLALRRTQVAGRRKDGLNFPLLDKASHATVSQMACDALLLLCDRAEVLLDLYPNIPAKIIQVLAETLGRMTGRERRSALATSMLFCLGEWAMQLGPSVLLQPFQGSPLLLTLFTVLDNIMQNKITTDIQDSAKCYQHDSDDFDFEISHDNLVDEVGVKSPRRGHVQAVQLAARMVLMHLVNHLGHFPMGIGAARLSSLVVELDDVPGIDSDELSSAVFQAPNIQLLMLSNSIILSLVELVALDVPGGGVTAGLTTAPSTVRVLLRDLAGKASWDSSILYSQPSNDDDLPAPFGKPVDWSSKSQREDLSSVLPLQSSPPQHTMRHREPHVLPTFANAASDMDNLDDLLQYIGHTSPEVLTNPEVALNAPANSPQGPQLESETIAAILGQRNMERDHINNWNQHISMCAAAISPPSCRPPPAPFHHCRLLFSHLGLSGWEQRRKLHLLSKNEKLLRELRNLDNQRSRETHKMAVIYVGQGQEDKNSILNNVTASKEYESFVARLAWEIELESHTGFLGGLVPGKASGVTAPYFATSFTEVIFHVATRMPSDSPESLLQKTRHLGNDEIHIVWSEHWRDYRRDIIPTEFCDVLIVIYPLPNKLFRIQISRKTEIPFFGPLFDESIVEDIVLPGLVRATALAASRAKRSTLTLYQHYYEERARSLDTVVRNHKEATTFEEFAANVYSPVQPPSPFSSTSSVTGSMTSVQSTASSNLAAALIDSHHGRPSLRSSSAASSDNRANRVLHNLLRVSDGSRVWFSSDTADSSALHGISPRPVKRMSFKTGPKHRGTSQATPPDSPRYK encoded by the exons AACTTTCTTTCCATCTTG TTCACAAGGCGCACAGGGAAGAGCTGGAGCAAGTCTTGCAACTCTTGGAGAAGATCCTGACCCTTCTTCCGGAACTTTTGAATCGAAGATGGCAGTGTCATAGTCTAGCTAGGATTCTGAGAAAATTGTTACACCCTGGAAACAGCTGGAAGTTACGCCGTCAAGCCATCAg atATTTCATACTGTGGTACCAAGCTCTTGGAGACAATGCACCAGATCACATCCATCAGATGTTTGCATGCCTGGTGCCAGGGTTTCCACCCAGTCAGCCATCGCCTTACAAAATAGaccgaaaaacagaaaacaaaaaagataagCCTACAAAATCAGCTAGCTACgatgacaaagaaaaaagagaattctaTGACACGCAATTAGGACAAAGTATGTTCCATGATAGTGGAGTGACACAAGGACCTGTTAGTCTGGTTGATAGTGGGCCAATCCTGCCACCCCAAAGTGGTGAAAAACCTCTAGACAATGAAACCGTTAGATTTCTCGATGCTCTTCTTGATTTCATGGTTAGCCAG GTTGTCAAAGTTGAATGGCGGGACAAGAATACGAGACAACACAAGGCCTTTCAGTTTCTGTTGGAACGGTTCAAAGTGGCTTATCTCAGGCATATTTGCCCTGAGTTCAATGATCATTTTTCTCTATATAAACCCAACTTAGAATTGCCTAGGATGCGAAAGCCCTCGCCGAATCAAGGCCAGGATGTTTATGCCCTCTGTAAAGTTACCCTCATAAAATGGATAGCCAAATACACTCATGTCACAAAAAAAGATGGACAACTTTTACATCATTCTCCAAG cacaacgacgaacgaagaaaattcagaaCAAGATCTCCGACGTGTATCTGTCATTCAAAATTTAGCCGATCCGAATTCCTTATCTCCAGATGTAGTGTCGCAGCATGAAAGCCAAGAAGATAGTACAATGTTAGCAATAACTTTGGTACGAGAAGTCCTTTACGGTAACAGGGACAATGTGAACTTTGTACACGAACTTTACCGACAAGCTTTTTTACTGGATTTCACTCATGCTGGTGCTATTAGAAAAGCTATCGCCGTATATAAAGATTGGATACAGATGAAT GAATTGCCGCCATTTATGCTGGAACCTTTGGATGGTTATAAAGATCGAGATatagaagaaaatcaaaaaaaagaatgtctcATAAATGATCGCAGTCCACCAGAAAGCTACAGGCAAACTCGGCTGAGAAATGATTCGTATCTCGGAGCCATTCACAGGGAAAACTTGTTCGTCAGAGCTGGATTACAAAATGTGTTGCAAGTTTTTGTAACCCAAGCTTCAAACGTATTTTTCCTAGAAACACCTGGCGGTAATGAGGCAGAGACTCTTTTGGAGGAACAAACAGATAGCTGCAAGCGAGTGCTAAATGTTTACCGCCACGTTGTCATGCAAGTTAGATTGGAACCTGCCACTTGGGAACAATTACTTCG AGTATTACTCCAAATCACTTCTTTGGTACTAAGTGAAAGAACATCCCGTAGAAAGCAGCAAGAAAGTATCGGTGGAAAACTGGCACCAGCTATTTTTCAGACGTTGATAGTCACTTGGATAAAGGCCAATCTAAATGTGGTTATTTCTACCCAGCTTTGGGACCAATTTCTGACTGTTCTAACCTCTCTGACACAATGGGAAGAGCTCATACGGGAATGGGCT AAAACCTTGGACACTTTAACTAGAGTACTAGCCAGACACGTTTATAATCTTGATTTGAACGACTTGCCATTAGATCGACTCAGCGAGCAGAAATCTAAGAAACGTCGTGGTATAGGCAGCCGTGCTGCTTCCACAGGGAGTGTTCAGCCTCCTAGAAGAGGAAGCGTTGATCAAGAGACAGAAACTACATCAAAGGACAATGCCACTG ACCATCCCATGCGAGACCTTAGAAAAATCCGTCCGATGCCACGAAGTGCTAGTGACAATGTCATATACAATGGGAAGACAAGAATCAAACTTCACAGACATCGTCCACACACTACACATTCCGGAGTCCCTG TACTCCCCCTGTCAATAGAGCAGGATATGGCAAGGCTACTGTCTACAACTAATGCTGCATCGGCAATAGCAAAAATGTTACCAAACAGGCGAACTAAATCTTTGGAAAGTGTCATTGTGGTGGAAAGTGAACCTCCATCACCTCGCTGCCCTTCACCTACACCTAGCAGCGGTGTGGACAGCAACAAGGATAGTCCGAtacaaatagaaaatattgatGGCAACAGCATCG ACACAAGTGATGTTTCTGAAAGAAGATCTGTCATGGCTGGAGGTGGAGTTCCTGGATGGCTACCGGATGTTGCTGTGGCACTGTGGAGACGCATGTTGTCCGCTTTAGGGGatgtaaataatattcagGATCCGGCGCTCCATGGACAAGTCATGGACTACCTTGTACAGCTGACACATACATTGATCAAA ATTCGTTTAAACCAAGGAGTTTCTGGTGACAATCAAGGTACTCCACCCGCTCCAGAGCTCATTCCCCCATTGACTATAATCGCTCCATGGTGCTTCAGG GCAATACAACTTCCTCAACAATACGAGGTTGGCCGGTTAGCCGCATATCGTCTGATTTGTCTTTTAACTGTTCAGCCGATGGATATATCTGTACCCAAATCACATTTAACCCTGTTCTACCGTGCTGTGCATAATGGAATAATCAGCAATGATGTTAAAGTTCTCCACACACTTGTCAAGTATACAGGACCCAGATTATTCAGTTTAAATTTACCTGGATCTAGCCTCCTAATCCTCGACTACATCCATGCAGCGAATGTGATACTAAACAGCAATGATGTTGAA GCACCCAGAACAGAAGCGGTTTCAATACTAGGTTCGCTACTATCACTGCCTACAACAGTTGCCAAACTTCCAGTATTACAACCTAATGGGAATGACATAGTGACAGTAACGTGTCCAGATGCTAAG GAACATATTGTGACAATACTACTGAGGAGCTGTCGCCGAGAGCCAACAGGTGTGGCAAGATGCGTCGCACTTTCCAGCATCGGTATGTTTGTGTACAGAGAATTGTCTTATAAAACTCAACATACCAGAGTGCCCGAAGCTGTTACTGTACTCCTTTTAGCATTGAGG AGAACACAGGTGGCTGGACGGCGCAAGGACGGGCTCAATTTCCCCCTGCTAGATAAG GCAAGCCATGCAACAGTGAGTCAAATGGCTTGTGATGCTCTCCTCTTGCTCTGTGACCGGGCAGAAGTTTTGCTGGATCTGTATCCGAACATTCCAGCCAAAATTATCCAG gTTCTAGCAGAGACTCTTGGTCGTATGACCGGTCGCGAAAGACGAAGTGCTTTAGCGACTTCCATGTTATTCTGTCTCGGCGAATGGGCTATGCAGCTGGGACCATCGGTGCTACTACAACCATTCCAAGGGAGCCCCTTGCTTTTGACGTTATTCACA GTACTAGACAATATTATGCAGAATAAAATAACCACGGATATTCAAGACTCGGCAAAGTGTTATCAGCATGACTCtgatgattttgattttgagatATCGCATGATAATTTGGTGGACGAAGTTGGCGTGAAATCTCCTAGACGAGGACACGTTCAGGCTGTACAGCTTGCTGCTCGAATG GTACTAATGCATCTTGTAAATCACCTGGGACACTTTCCTATGGGGATTGGTGCCGCACGTCTCTCATCTCTTGTCGTTGAATTGGACGACGTTCCAGGAATAGATAGCGACGAATTATCTTCTGCTGTTTTCCAAGCTCCCAACATACAACTTTTGATGCTTTCCAATTCTATTATACTGTCGTTAGTAGAATTGGTAGCATTAGATGTGCCAGGCGGTGGGGTGACAGCTGGTTTAACAACAGCACCCTCGACAGTTCGAGTTCTTCTGCGAGACTTGGCTGGCAAAGCATCGTGGGATAGTTCCATACTATATAGCCAACCTTCCAACGATGATGATTTACCTGCACCGTTTGGCAAACCAG TTGACTGGTCCTCGAAATCACAAAGAGAGGATCTTAGCAGTGTGTTGCCTTTGCAGAGCAGTCCGCCACAACATACGATGCGTCATCGCGAGCCTCATGTTCTTCCAACTTTTGCCAATGCTGCTAGTGATATGGACAACCTTGATGAt ctCCTACAATACATAGGTCACACAAGTCCCGAGGTATTGACTAATCCAGAAGTTGCTTTAAATGCGCCTGCAAATTCGCCGCAGGGTCCTCAACTCGAAAGTGAAACCATTGCTGCTATTTTAGGTCAAAGAAATATGGAGAGAGATCATATCAACAACTGGAATCAGCATATCAG TATGTGCGCAGCGGCGATCAGCCCTCCGTCTTGCCGGCCACCACCTGCTCCATTTCATCATTGTCGTCTTCTGTTTTCTCACCTTGGTCTTTCTGGATGGGagcaaagaagaaaattgcatttgctttctaaaaatgagaagctACTGAGGGAATTGAGAAACCTGGATAATCAGCGTTCTAGGGAAACACATAAAATGGCGGTGATATACGTGGGGCAAGGCCAGGAAGACAAGAATTCGATATTGAATAATGTCACAGCCAGCAAAGAGTATGAGAGTTTTGTCGCGAGACTTGCCTGGGAAATTGAATTAGAGTCTCATACAGGTTTTCTTGGTGGATTGGTACCTGGAAAGGCTAGTGGAGTCACTGCACCATATTTTGCGACATCTTTCACCGAAGTTATCTTTCACGTTGCTACAAGAATGCCCTCCGATAGTCCTGAGAGTCTTCTACAGAAG ACAAGGCATCTTGGTAACGATGAAATCCACATTGTATGGTCCGAGCACTGGAGAGATTATCGGAGAGACATAATTCCCACAGAGTTCTGTGACGTACTGATCGTCATTTATCCTCTTCCAAATAAACTTTTTAGGATTCAAATCTCAAGAAAGACAGAGATTCCATTTTTTGGACCACTCTTTGACGAATCCATTGTGGAAGATATAGTTCTCCCTGGTTTAGTCAGAGCCACAGCTTTAGCTGCAAGTAGAGCCAAGAGATCGACCCTTACCTTATATCAGCATTA CTACGAAGAAAGAGCGAGATCCTTGGATACAGTGGTCCGAAATCACAAAGAAGCTACAACTTTTGAAGAGTTTGCAGCTAATGTTTATTCCCCTGTACAGCCACCCAGTCCTTTTAGCAGCACCTCCTCCGTCACAG GTTCAATGACGAGCGTCCAGTCCACCGCCTCTTCAAACCTGGCTGCTGCTTTAATCGATTCGCATCACGGAAGACCCAGTCTTCGCAGCAGTTCAGCGGCAAGCAGCGACAATAGAGCGAACAGAG TCTTGCATAATCTATTGCGAG TTTCGGACGGGAGCAGAGTATGGTTTAGCAGTGATACAGCAGACAGCTCGGCCCTCCATGGCATATCCCCAAGACCGGTAAAAAGAATGTCCTTTAAAACTGGACCAAAGCATAGAGGTACATCTCaggccactccgccggatagTCCTAGATACAAATAG